Proteins from a single region of Pseudarthrobacter sp. NIBRBAC000502772:
- a CDS encoding ABC transporter substrate-binding protein, which yields MQLKSLAQAKFAAKAAAILAAGALTLTACGGSTTPAATEGGIQLINAGKLTVCSDVPYEPFEFQKDGKIVGFDIDIANEVAKDLNAELSIVDSSFEAIETGTALTGCDVSISSISITDVRKSVMDFSNPYMDDDLTLVATKASGITDINSAKGKKVGVQQATTGAKYAAENGIDAQQFEDSGLLVQALLAGTIDAALGNQSILAYAIKDDPKFERVDDYATGEKLGISIKKGNTAMAEKVNGTLKRLTDDGSLKKFETTWFGETAK from the coding sequence ATGCAGCTCAAGTCCCTGGCCCAGGCCAAGTTCGCCGCCAAGGCAGCAGCAATCCTGGCCGCCGGCGCACTCACCCTCACTGCCTGCGGCGGCAGCACCACCCCGGCAGCGACCGAGGGCGGCATCCAGCTCATCAATGCCGGCAAACTCACTGTCTGCTCCGACGTCCCCTACGAGCCCTTCGAATTCCAGAAGGACGGCAAGATCGTTGGCTTCGACATCGATATCGCCAATGAAGTGGCCAAGGACCTCAACGCCGAACTCAGCATCGTGGACAGCTCCTTCGAGGCCATCGAGACCGGAACCGCCCTCACCGGCTGCGACGTCTCCATCTCCTCGATTTCCATCACGGATGTCCGCAAGTCGGTCATGGACTTCTCCAACCCGTACATGGACGATGACCTCACCCTCGTGGCCACCAAGGCGTCCGGGATCACGGACATCAACAGCGCCAAGGGCAAGAAGGTGGGCGTCCAGCAGGCCACCACCGGCGCAAAGTACGCGGCGGAGAACGGCATCGACGCCCAGCAGTTCGAGGACAGTGGCCTCCTGGTCCAGGCTCTCCTGGCCGGCACCATCGACGCTGCCCTGGGCAACCAGTCAATCCTGGCCTACGCCATCAAGGATGATCCCAAGTTCGAGCGTGTGGATGACTACGCCACGGGCGAGAAGCTGGGCATCTCCATCAAGAAGGGCAACACCGCCATGGCCGAGAAGGTCAACGGAACCCTGAAGCGCCTGACCGACGACGGCAGCCTGAAGAAGTTCGAAACCACCTGGTTCGGCGAGACCGCCAAGTAG
- a CDS encoding amino acid ABC transporter permease: protein MAMTARQRARVSLYVQIGIFVVAVAALALATDWKTIGTSVFNFGKIGPMFPDIFLVGLKNTLIYTFLGFVVGLSGGLLLALMKLSSFPLYRWIATGYIEFFRGVPALLVFIAFGYGVPLAFGVQWNVTLIVMISLGMVASAYIAETLRAGLQAVPKGQLEAARSLGMPQWRAMVSIVIPQAFKIVLPPLTNEVILLTKDSSLIYVLGLTASQYELTKFGRDGISSLGAGLTPLLVAGAFYLVITIPLSLLARKFESRSARTKR from the coding sequence ATGGCAATGACCGCACGTCAACGGGCCAGAGTAAGCCTGTATGTCCAGATCGGCATCTTCGTTGTGGCCGTGGCCGCGCTGGCTCTGGCCACCGACTGGAAGACCATCGGTACCAGTGTCTTCAACTTCGGCAAGATCGGCCCGATGTTCCCGGACATCTTCCTGGTGGGCCTCAAAAACACCTTGATCTACACGTTCCTTGGCTTTGTCGTGGGCCTCTCCGGCGGCCTGCTGCTGGCCCTGATGAAGCTGTCCAGCTTCCCGCTGTACCGCTGGATCGCCACCGGCTACATCGAATTCTTCCGCGGCGTCCCGGCACTGCTGGTGTTCATCGCCTTCGGCTACGGTGTCCCCCTCGCCTTCGGCGTTCAGTGGAACGTCACCCTGATCGTCATGATCTCACTGGGTATGGTGGCTTCGGCATATATCGCCGAAACCCTCCGCGCCGGCCTGCAGGCTGTGCCCAAGGGGCAGCTCGAAGCCGCACGGTCGCTGGGCATGCCGCAATGGCGGGCCATGGTGTCCATCGTCATTCCGCAGGCCTTTAAGATTGTCCTCCCGCCGCTGACCAACGAGGTCATCCTGCTGACCAAGGACTCCTCGCTGATCTACGTCCTGGGCCTCACGGCATCGCAGTACGAGCTCACCAAGTTCGGCCGCGACGGCATCTCCAGCCTGGGCGCGGGCCTGACGCCGCTCCTCGTCGCCGGCGCCTTCTACCTGGTCATCACCATCCCGCTGAGCCTCCTGGCCCGGAAGTTCGAAAGCCGCTCCGCGCGGACCAAGCGATAG
- a CDS encoding amino acid ABC transporter ATP-binding protein, producing MNDVVNSSAGNTGTINAAGVSIKDLRKSYGSNEVLKGISLDVAPGEVVCLIGPSGSGKSTLLRCVNLLEQPNEGAIHVGGFEATDPDVDIDKMRRKVGMVFQQFNLFPHLDAKRNCTIAQTKVLKRSQEEADKVAQHNLDRVGLGHLSDRFPDQLSGGQQQRVAIARALSMNPELMLFDEPTSALDPETVGDVLSVMRNLAKEGMTMLVVTHEMGFAREVADRVVFMDGGVVVEEGVAERVISAPTQARTKEFLRRVLDPTHIEIEE from the coding sequence ATGAACGACGTCGTAAATTCCTCCGCCGGCAACACCGGCACCATCAACGCGGCCGGAGTGTCCATCAAGGACCTCCGCAAGTCCTACGGCAGCAACGAGGTCCTCAAGGGCATCAGCCTGGACGTTGCCCCGGGCGAAGTGGTGTGCCTGATCGGCCCGTCCGGCTCCGGCAAATCCACCCTCCTGCGCTGCGTCAACCTCCTGGAACAGCCCAACGAGGGCGCCATCCACGTGGGTGGCTTCGAAGCCACCGACCCCGACGTGGACATCGACAAAATGCGCCGCAAGGTGGGCATGGTGTTCCAGCAGTTCAACCTGTTCCCGCACCTGGATGCCAAGCGGAACTGCACCATCGCGCAGACGAAGGTCCTGAAGCGGTCCCAGGAAGAGGCCGACAAGGTTGCCCAGCACAACCTGGACCGCGTCGGCCTGGGGCACCTGTCCGACCGTTTCCCGGACCAGCTTTCGGGCGGCCAGCAGCAGCGTGTTGCGATCGCCCGGGCGCTCAGCATGAACCCCGAGCTGATGCTCTTTGACGAGCCAACCTCCGCGCTGGACCCCGAGACCGTGGGCGATGTCCTCTCGGTCATGCGGAACCTGGCCAAGGAGGGCATGACCATGCTGGTGGTGACCCACGAGATGGGCTTCGCCCGCGAAGTAGCCGACCGCGTGGTGTTCATGGACGGCGGCGTGGTGGTGGAGGAAGGCGTGGCCGAGCGCGTCATTTCCGCACCCACCCAGGCCCGCACCAAGGAGTTCCTGCGCCGAGTCCTGGACCCGACGCACATCGAGATCGAAGAGTAG
- the menD gene encoding 2-succinyl-5-enolpyruvyl-6-hydroxy-3-cyclohexene-1-carboxylic-acid synthase yields the protein MTSLNSLAAARIAVDALIDGGVQYVVVSPGSRSAPMAYALAEAEAAGRVDLLVRIDERSAGFTALGLALSTGSPAAVLTTSGTAVGNLMPAVMEANHAAVPLVVVSADRPEELQGTGANQTTIQLDLFGEHVRFAADVPAGSNPLRAVETALAAATGAFSDLAPGPVQLNLAFRDPLVPAPGEGLPTAAGHPRFRIGTDPLTMNLPPAPASLEERRTVVLAGHDAGPVAEAFARAHGLPLLAEPSSNARFGPNAVGPYRLLLEHFGASSALPIERVVMFGRPTLSRPVAALLERADVPSALYQPVPVAWYQPGRRTELPLENLADLADFAGRGPSDWLDAWLLAGAAAQHALDGVLAAEPAASGPSVGAQVWQQARGQLMLGSSNGIRDVDLAGLPAAEPAATVYANRGLAGIDGTISTATGIAIGGRQDTTLLLGDITFLHDAGGLLLGSGELEPGLRIVVLNDAGGAIFDLLEHGAVREAGCYTDAVERLFGTPHTVDIAALAAAYGVGHCSVSTTAGLAEALAAPLKGRSIIEVRTDRVGLRALHSRIKAAVAAAVSAVGA from the coding sequence GTGACTTCCCTGAACTCCCTCGCCGCCGCGCGGATCGCCGTCGACGCCCTGATCGACGGCGGCGTCCAGTACGTGGTGGTCTCGCCCGGATCGCGCTCCGCCCCCATGGCCTACGCCCTGGCCGAGGCCGAAGCGGCCGGCCGCGTGGACCTCCTGGTCCGCATCGACGAACGGTCCGCCGGCTTCACCGCCCTTGGCCTGGCCCTGTCCACCGGCTCCCCGGCGGCCGTCCTCACCACCTCAGGCACCGCCGTCGGGAATCTCATGCCCGCCGTGATGGAGGCCAACCACGCCGCCGTCCCGCTGGTGGTGGTGTCAGCGGACCGGCCCGAGGAGCTGCAAGGGACCGGCGCCAACCAGACCACCATCCAGCTGGACCTGTTCGGCGAGCACGTGCGCTTCGCCGCCGACGTCCCGGCCGGCAGCAACCCGCTGCGCGCGGTGGAAACGGCGCTGGCCGCGGCCACCGGAGCGTTTTCCGACCTCGCACCCGGGCCCGTCCAGCTGAACCTGGCGTTCCGCGACCCGCTGGTTCCCGCCCCGGGGGAAGGGCTTCCGACGGCGGCCGGGCATCCCCGGTTCCGGATCGGCACCGACCCGCTCACCATGAACCTGCCGCCCGCCCCTGCCTCGCTGGAGGAAAGGCGCACCGTGGTGCTGGCAGGGCACGACGCCGGGCCGGTCGCCGAAGCGTTCGCCCGCGCACACGGCCTGCCGCTGCTCGCGGAACCGTCCTCAAACGCCCGGTTCGGTCCCAATGCCGTGGGCCCGTACCGGCTGCTGCTGGAACACTTCGGAGCGTCGTCCGCGCTGCCCATCGAACGGGTGGTGATGTTTGGCCGGCCCACGTTGTCCCGCCCGGTTGCAGCACTTTTGGAGCGTGCCGACGTGCCGTCCGCGCTGTACCAGCCGGTTCCCGTGGCCTGGTACCAGCCGGGCCGGCGCACGGAACTTCCGCTGGAGAACCTGGCCGATCTCGCCGATTTCGCCGGCCGCGGTCCGTCCGACTGGCTGGATGCCTGGCTGCTGGCCGGGGCCGCCGCGCAGCACGCGCTCGACGGCGTCCTGGCTGCCGAGCCCGCCGCTTCCGGACCCTCCGTGGGCGCCCAGGTCTGGCAGCAGGCCCGAGGCCAGTTGATGCTGGGATCCTCCAACGGCATCCGCGATGTTGACCTGGCCGGCCTCCCCGCCGCCGAGCCGGCGGCCACGGTGTACGCCAACCGCGGCCTCGCCGGGATCGACGGCACCATCTCCACCGCCACCGGGATCGCCATCGGCGGCCGCCAGGACACCACGCTGCTGCTGGGCGACATTACTTTCCTGCACGATGCCGGCGGCCTGCTCCTGGGGTCCGGCGAACTCGAGCCCGGGCTCCGGATCGTGGTGCTGAACGACGCCGGCGGGGCCATCTTTGATCTGCTGGAGCACGGGGCTGTGCGTGAAGCCGGATGCTACACGGACGCCGTCGAGCGGCTCTTCGGCACCCCCCACACCGTGGACATCGCGGCACTCGCGGCGGCGTACGGCGTCGGGCACTGCTCGGTAAGTACGACGGCGGGACTCGCCGAGGCGCTCGCCGCACCGCTGAAGGGGCGCAGCATCATCGAAGTCCGCACCGACCGTGTTGGCCTCCGCGCCCTCCACTCTCGCATCAAGGCCGCCGTCGCCGCCGCCGTGTCCGCCGTCGGAGCGTAG
- a CDS encoding LacI family DNA-binding transcriptional regulator, with amino-acid sequence MAKGPTVYHVAERAGVSIATVSFTFRQPEKVKASTRELVLAAADELGYVPSASARGLARGRTGALGLFAYDYLLDPSGGPGVQDGLAGGPDGPPGRPGGLSGGIPQEPAAGADPEGGDPLDGDPLGGDREEGNLRLFPLYVDEVQRGVELECWRRGQALLVGGGNPANNEAVLSDIAGRVDGLAVFPRSVPVEALARIARRIPVVEVSESVRNRGMDHVTVDNASGARAITEHLINVHGLTELMFIGAMPSSDNDERLEAFRGALATAGVKMRHEPRYPSGGELSVAETIRTICQQGSLPQAFVCATDQDALVVMDVLAACGVSVPKHVAVTGFDGIAAGRVIRPSLTTVRQPMERMGRTMVELLLDRLDHPDKPPVELKLPVRVVLRESCGCRPV; translated from the coding sequence ATGGCAAAGGGCCCCACTGTTTACCACGTCGCCGAACGCGCGGGCGTCTCCATCGCAACCGTCTCGTTTACCTTCCGGCAGCCGGAGAAGGTTAAGGCGTCTACCCGCGAACTGGTGCTCGCAGCCGCCGACGAACTGGGCTACGTGCCCAGTGCCAGCGCCCGCGGACTCGCGCGAGGCAGGACCGGCGCCTTGGGCCTATTCGCCTACGACTACCTGTTGGATCCGTCGGGAGGCCCCGGCGTGCAGGACGGACTGGCCGGCGGGCCGGACGGGCCGCCGGGCCGGCCGGGTGGGCTGTCAGGCGGGATCCCGCAGGAGCCGGCCGCGGGCGCGGACCCTGAGGGCGGCGACCCTTTGGACGGAGACCCTTTGGGCGGCGACCGCGAGGAAGGCAACCTGCGCCTGTTCCCCCTGTACGTGGATGAGGTCCAGCGCGGTGTCGAACTGGAGTGCTGGCGCCGGGGGCAGGCGCTGCTGGTTGGCGGCGGCAACCCCGCGAACAACGAAGCGGTGCTGTCGGACATTGCCGGCAGGGTTGACGGGCTGGCCGTGTTCCCGCGCTCGGTTCCTGTCGAGGCCCTGGCCCGCATAGCCCGCCGCATCCCCGTCGTGGAGGTCTCGGAGAGCGTGCGCAACCGGGGTATGGACCATGTGACTGTGGACAACGCATCCGGAGCGCGTGCAATCACCGAGCACCTGATCAATGTGCATGGACTGACCGAGCTGATGTTCATCGGCGCCATGCCGTCCTCCGACAACGACGAACGGCTCGAGGCATTCCGGGGCGCCCTTGCCACTGCGGGCGTGAAGATGAGGCACGAGCCCCGGTATCCGTCGGGCGGCGAGCTCTCCGTCGCGGAAACTATCCGGACCATCTGCCAGCAGGGCTCCCTGCCGCAGGCCTTTGTCTGCGCCACCGACCAGGATGCGCTGGTTGTTATGGATGTGCTGGCCGCGTGCGGCGTTAGTGTGCCGAAACACGTGGCCGTGACCGGCTTCGACGGCATCGCCGCGGGGCGGGTCATCCGGCCTTCGCTGACCACAGTGCGGCAGCCGATGGAACGGATGGGCCGGACCATGGTGGAGCTGCTCCTGGACAGGCTCGACCACCCGGACAAGCCCCCGGTGGAGCTGAAACTGCCCGTGCGCGTGGTGCTGCGCGAAAGCTGTGGCTGCCGGCCGGTCTAG
- a CDS encoding sugar ABC transporter substrate-binding protein, translating into MIHPNAKKAAAVGIAAALLLTACGRDSTGPAASSPAEAIASGPASGTITLWAQGSEGEALPALLKEFESENPGVKVNVTAIPWDAALSKYQTAIAGGTTPDVAQMGTTWMGDFANSFDATPKEIDSSDIFPGSVKSTEVEGTTYGVPWYVDTRVVYYRSDLAEKAGITTTPETWDDFKTLATALKEKAGAKYGVQLPAGVAGSYLDTLPFQWSNGAKLMNDDGTKWTLDTPEAVEALEYYASFFADGLASKAVSTGTTAEASFVDGSAPMLMSGPWHVGLLNKAGGPGFEDKYKVALMPKEKTSTSFVGGSNLVVFKKSENRDSSWKLLQWLSKPEVQLKWYKATGDLPSQQSAWKDPSLASDSKLSIFGEQLKTTNNPPAVSTWTQVAAAADSEIEQIVKAGKDPAEALKSLQQTADSIGTGK; encoded by the coding sequence ATGATCCATCCGAATGCTAAGAAGGCCGCAGCCGTAGGCATCGCCGCCGCACTGCTCCTGACCGCCTGCGGCAGGGACTCCACCGGCCCCGCAGCATCATCGCCGGCCGAAGCCATTGCCTCTGGGCCGGCGTCGGGCACCATCACACTGTGGGCGCAGGGCAGCGAAGGCGAGGCACTGCCCGCCCTGCTGAAAGAATTCGAATCAGAAAACCCCGGCGTCAAGGTCAACGTCACGGCCATCCCCTGGGACGCCGCCCTCAGCAAGTACCAGACCGCCATCGCAGGCGGCACCACCCCGGACGTGGCCCAAATGGGCACCACCTGGATGGGCGACTTCGCCAACTCCTTCGACGCCACACCCAAGGAGATCGATTCCAGCGACATCTTCCCCGGCTCGGTGAAATCAACCGAGGTTGAAGGAACCACCTACGGCGTTCCCTGGTACGTGGACACGCGTGTTGTCTACTACCGCAGCGACCTCGCGGAGAAGGCCGGCATCACCACAACGCCCGAAACCTGGGATGACTTCAAAACCCTCGCCACGGCACTCAAGGAGAAGGCCGGGGCAAAATACGGAGTCCAGCTGCCCGCCGGCGTAGCAGGCTCCTACTTGGACACCCTCCCGTTCCAGTGGTCCAACGGCGCCAAGCTGATGAACGACGACGGCACCAAGTGGACCCTCGACACCCCGGAAGCGGTTGAGGCGCTGGAGTACTATGCCAGCTTCTTCGCTGACGGGCTCGCATCCAAGGCCGTGTCCACCGGAACCACCGCCGAAGCATCCTTCGTGGACGGTTCCGCCCCCATGCTGATGAGCGGCCCGTGGCACGTCGGCCTGCTCAACAAGGCCGGCGGCCCAGGCTTTGAGGACAAGTACAAGGTCGCACTGATGCCGAAGGAAAAGACCTCCACGTCCTTCGTGGGCGGCTCCAACCTGGTGGTCTTCAAGAAGTCCGAGAACCGCGATTCGTCGTGGAAGCTCCTCCAGTGGCTGTCCAAGCCCGAGGTCCAGCTCAAGTGGTACAAGGCCACCGGTGACCTGCCCTCACAGCAGAGCGCCTGGAAGGACCCGTCCCTTGCGTCGGACAGCAAGCTCTCCATCTTCGGCGAGCAGCTGAAGACCACCAACAACCCGCCGGCCGTTTCCACCTGGACCCAGGTTGCGGCAGCCGCGGACAGCGAAATCGAACAGATCGTCAAGGCCGGCAAGGACCCCGCCGAAGCCCTGAAGTCCCTGCAGCAGACCGCAGATTCGATCGGCACCGGGAAGTAA
- a CDS encoding carbohydrate ABC transporter permease codes for MPAGTSRGVGRPPARAKARPGGSRRRRNAVTAWLFAAPFVLIFGVFMLGPLVSSFLMSFTDFTSRDIDNPLAVGFVGLDQYAALFKNPQFLHSVLNTAYFVLAGIPLTTVLALALAVALNNGITRFRTAFRVGFYTPVVTSIVAVAVVWRFILQPDGLLNIILSWVGIAGPDWLNSTTWSMPALIMLAVWRNLGTLMIIFLAGLQTVPADILEAAEVDGASAWQRFMKITLPMLRPTLLLGTVLLSVGFLQFFEEPFVMTKGGPLDSTLSVSYFTFNQFGFGKYGLASAASYVLFVAIALLSLIQFRALRSKD; via the coding sequence ATGCCTGCCGGCACTTCAAGGGGTGTCGGCAGGCCTCCGGCCCGCGCAAAGGCCAGGCCAGGCGGCTCGCGCCGGCGCCGCAACGCCGTGACGGCGTGGCTCTTCGCCGCACCGTTCGTCCTCATCTTCGGCGTCTTTATGCTGGGCCCGCTGGTGTCGTCGTTCCTGATGTCCTTCACGGATTTCACCAGCCGCGACATCGACAACCCGCTGGCTGTTGGATTCGTGGGGCTTGACCAGTACGCCGCCCTGTTCAAGAATCCGCAGTTCCTGCACTCCGTCCTGAACACGGCCTACTTCGTGCTGGCCGGCATCCCCCTCACCACCGTCCTGGCCCTGGCCCTCGCGGTGGCCCTGAACAACGGCATCACCCGCTTCCGCACGGCCTTCCGCGTGGGCTTCTACACCCCCGTGGTCACGAGCATTGTGGCCGTGGCCGTGGTGTGGCGCTTCATCCTCCAGCCGGACGGCCTGCTGAACATCATCCTCAGCTGGGTGGGCATCGCGGGCCCGGACTGGCTCAACAGCACCACCTGGTCAATGCCGGCCCTGATCATGCTGGCTGTCTGGCGCAACCTCGGCACCCTGATGATCATCTTCCTGGCCGGACTCCAGACCGTCCCCGCGGACATCCTGGAGGCCGCCGAAGTGGACGGTGCCAGCGCCTGGCAGCGGTTCATGAAGATCACGCTGCCGATGCTCCGCCCCACGCTGCTGCTGGGAACAGTCCTGCTGTCCGTGGGCTTCCTCCAGTTCTTCGAGGAGCCGTTCGTGATGACCAAGGGCGGCCCGCTGGATTCCACCCTGTCGGTCAGCTACTTCACGTTCAACCAGTTCGGGTTCGGCAAATACGGGCTCGCCTCCGCCGCCAGCTACGTGCTTTTTGTGGCCATCGCGCTGTTGAGCCTGATCCAATTCCGCGCCCTGCGATCCAAGGACTGA
- a CDS encoding carbohydrate ABC transporter permease, giving the protein MTIPETAPTFPRAQAERTTAGGTTAGGTQVPTSPPVPARRRRTGRRLSTRRALIYVALLVAVTATLLPFAWMLLGAFKTQGELLRRPITWWPEQPTLENFVAWFTELQIGTFFLNSVVVAVFTVLGNLLFCSMVGYALAKIDFPGKRFLFLLVMVMLMVPGVVTFVPLFVLVSKLGMVSTYPALILPFLAAPMGVFLMRQFIAGIPDSLIEAARIDGAGELRTFLRIVMPLCGPPLATLGILTFLGSWNNFLWPLVVAQSEEMYTLPVALSLYSTGQNATDYGLLLAGSVLVITPIILLFVALQKYFIQGVAATGIK; this is encoded by the coding sequence ATGACCATCCCGGAAACCGCACCAACCTTCCCCCGCGCACAAGCGGAACGCACAACGGCGGGAGGCACGACGGCGGGAGGCACCCAGGTGCCGACGTCGCCGCCCGTCCCGGCCCGCCGCCGTCGTACTGGCCGCCGGCTGTCCACGCGCCGGGCGCTGATCTATGTGGCCCTCCTGGTGGCCGTGACCGCCACGCTGCTGCCGTTTGCCTGGATGCTGCTCGGCGCGTTCAAAACCCAGGGCGAGCTGCTCCGCCGGCCCATCACGTGGTGGCCGGAGCAGCCCACGCTGGAGAACTTCGTGGCCTGGTTCACCGAGCTGCAGATCGGCACGTTTTTCCTGAACAGCGTTGTGGTGGCCGTGTTCACGGTGCTCGGCAACCTGCTGTTCTGCTCGATGGTGGGCTACGCGCTGGCGAAGATAGACTTCCCCGGCAAGCGTTTCCTGTTCCTGCTGGTGATGGTCATGCTGATGGTCCCGGGCGTGGTGACGTTTGTGCCGCTGTTTGTCCTGGTCAGCAAACTGGGAATGGTCAGCACGTACCCGGCCCTGATCCTGCCGTTCCTCGCCGCGCCGATGGGGGTGTTCCTGATGCGGCAGTTCATCGCGGGGATCCCGGATTCGCTCATCGAGGCCGCCCGGATAGACGGCGCGGGTGAACTACGCACCTTCCTTCGGATTGTGATGCCCCTGTGCGGACCGCCGCTGGCCACGCTCGGCATCCTGACCTTTCTCGGTTCCTGGAACAATTTCCTGTGGCCGCTGGTGGTGGCGCAGAGCGAGGAAATGTACACCCTGCCGGTGGCCCTTTCCCTTTACTCCACGGGCCAGAACGCCACGGACTACGGCCTACTCCTGGCCGGCTCGGTGCTGGTGATCACGCCCATCATCCTGCTGTTCGTTGCCCTCCAGAAGTACTTCATCCAGGGCGTCGCGGCCACCGGCATCAAGTAG
- a CDS encoding glycoside hydrolase family 3 protein — MTAQAQNHARPGTSATHGNADEIVFRDLNGNGIMDPFENPDLSPQERTADLVGRLSLEEKAGLMFHTVIETGPDGTLLETLGNISKSPTSTVVLTKFMNHFNVHALGPAREAACWSNALQELAAQTPHGIPVTISTDPRHAFIENSGVSFTAAHFSQWPEPIGLAAVGSAELIRRFAGIARQEYTAVGIRAALHPTVDLATEPRWCRQAGTFGQDSELSSKYVVEYLQGFQGEELGPDSVACTTKHFPGGGPQRDGEDAHFPYGREQVYPGGRFDEHLAPFRAAIAEKTSAIMPYYGMPVGIELDGEPVEEVGFGYNRQIITNLLRDKLGYDGVVLSDWELVNDNIVGDQVLPARAWGVEQLTAPERMLKILNAGVDQFGGEECTELLIGLVRDGLVSESRLDESARRLLLVKFQLGLFDNPFVDEDAAATVVGNAGFRREGHRAQSRSVTVLTNGTSDVGPSLPLSGSPAVYVEGMDPLSLEGFGTVVQDPEQANVAVIRLHSPWDHRNDLFLEEHFHAGSLDFPPGLVSRLRALAEKVPLVIDVRLDRPAILTPLTGFASAVVGTFGVSDTALLDALFGRIAPEGRLPFEIPRSMDAVRASRSDVPGDTADSLFPFGHGLSLPAPATAASATSATATSTTDTLGQTP, encoded by the coding sequence ATGACTGCACAAGCCCAGAATCACGCACGCCCCGGGACGTCCGCCACCCACGGAAACGCCGACGAAATAGTCTTCCGGGACCTCAACGGCAACGGGATCATGGATCCCTTCGAAAACCCGGACCTCAGCCCGCAGGAACGCACTGCCGACCTAGTGGGCCGCCTCAGCCTCGAAGAAAAAGCCGGGCTGATGTTCCACACGGTCATCGAAACCGGCCCGGACGGCACCCTCCTCGAGACTCTGGGAAACATCAGCAAATCGCCCACCAGCACGGTGGTCCTCACCAAGTTCATGAACCACTTCAACGTGCACGCGCTCGGCCCCGCCCGGGAAGCCGCCTGCTGGAGCAACGCCCTGCAGGAGCTTGCCGCGCAGACCCCGCACGGGATTCCGGTGACCATCTCCACTGACCCACGGCATGCGTTCATCGAAAACTCCGGCGTCTCCTTCACCGCCGCCCACTTTTCCCAGTGGCCGGAGCCGATCGGCCTGGCCGCGGTGGGCAGTGCCGAGCTGATCCGCCGTTTTGCCGGGATCGCACGGCAGGAATACACCGCCGTCGGGATCCGCGCGGCCCTGCACCCCACTGTTGACCTGGCCACCGAACCGCGGTGGTGCCGTCAGGCGGGAACCTTCGGGCAGGACTCGGAGCTCAGCTCGAAATACGTCGTCGAGTACCTCCAGGGGTTCCAAGGTGAGGAACTGGGGCCGGACAGCGTTGCCTGCACCACCAAGCACTTCCCCGGCGGCGGTCCGCAGCGCGACGGCGAAGACGCGCACTTCCCCTACGGCCGGGAGCAGGTCTACCCCGGCGGCCGCTTCGACGAACACCTGGCCCCGTTCCGGGCCGCGATCGCCGAAAAGACCAGCGCCATCATGCCCTATTACGGCATGCCGGTGGGCATCGAGCTCGACGGCGAACCCGTGGAGGAAGTCGGCTTCGGCTACAACCGGCAGATCATCACCAACCTGCTCCGGGACAAGCTCGGCTACGACGGCGTGGTGCTCAGCGACTGGGAACTGGTCAACGACAACATCGTGGGCGACCAGGTCCTGCCGGCCCGGGCGTGGGGCGTTGAACAGCTCACCGCGCCCGAACGCATGCTCAAGATCCTCAACGCCGGCGTGGACCAGTTCGGCGGCGAGGAATGCACCGAGCTGCTCATCGGCCTGGTCCGGGACGGGCTGGTCAGCGAGTCGCGTTTGGACGAGTCCGCGCGCCGGCTGCTGCTGGTCAAGTTCCAGCTGGGCCTCTTCGACAACCCGTTCGTGGACGAGGACGCCGCGGCCACCGTCGTGGGGAACGCCGGATTCCGGCGCGAAGGACACCGCGCGCAGTCCCGGTCCGTCACGGTGCTCACCAACGGAACGTCCGACGTCGGGCCCTCCCTTCCGCTTTCCGGCTCACCTGCCGTCTATGTGGAGGGCATGGACCCGCTGAGTCTTGAGGGTTTCGGGACTGTGGTGCAGGACCCGGAGCAGGCGAATGTTGCGGTGATCCGGCTGCATTCGCCGTGGGACCACCGCAACGACCTGTTCCTGGAGGAACATTTCCATGCTGGGAGCCTGGACTTCCCGCCCGGCCTTGTCTCGCGGCTGCGCGCGCTGGCGGAAAAAGTACCTCTGGTCATTGACGTGCGGCTGGACCGCCCCGCAATCCTCACCCCGCTAACCGGCTTCGCGTCCGCCGTGGTGGGCACGTTCGGCGTTTCGGACACCGCGCTCCTGGACGCCCTGTTCGGACGCATCGCTCCCGAAGGACGCCTGCCGTTCGAGATCCCGCGGTCGATGGATGCCGTGCGGGCCTCCCGGTCGGACGTCCCCGGCGATACCGCCGATTCCCTTTTCCCGTTCGGGCACGGCCTGAGCCTGCCGGCGCCGGCAACGGCCGCGTCTGCCACCTCTGCAACGGCCACCTCCACAACGGACACGTTAGGACAGACCCCATGA